The Pelosinus sp. IPA-1 genome includes the window TCCCAGCCCAGGTCATTGAAGAGCGGTTTAATCTGTCTCCTGGTTATGGTAGCTTGATTGGGTTGATCGGTTATCCTACGGCTGGTTTTAATGGCACTGGTTCAATACATACTTTCAAAGATAGTATTAATATTAATGTTGGATTGGCAATTTCTGATTTTGCCATATCAGGCATTCGTCCCCATGAACTCTTAGACCGCGTAAAAATGCACCCTTTTATCCAAACTCTATTGATTGGTGGCAAGACAATCGAATATGGGGGCTCGGTAATTCCAGAAGGTGGGTATCATGCCATCCCGAAACTAGTTCATCCAGGTTTACTGGTAATTGGCGATGCCGCATCCCTAGTTAATGGCACCCATGGCATAAATTTGGCAATGTGGTCGGGATTCTTCGCTTCCCGAGCAGTTTATGAAAGTAAAAAAAACAGGGATTTTTCAGTAAAAAAATTATCGTTATATCGTACCTTGTTAGACGAAAGTTTCGTTATGCAGGATCTAAAAGCGAATGCCAAAATTGCCAGTCTTCAACGTGAATTACCTTATTTATTCGACTTATATACCAAGATAGCGAATGATACAGCCTATCATGTAGCAAAAGTATATTCGATGCCCAAAAAAGCGAAACGTAAATTTATTTTTAAGAAAATAACCAGTATCCAGCCTATTCTTAAAATGGCTAGTGATATATGGAAAATATTGAAGGTAGTAAAAGGATGAATAAAATTGATGATCGGCTAAAGTTTCTTCATTATCAAATCGATGAGGATTGGCAACATGTGATTGTTATAGACGAGGCGATTTGTCAAAATTGCCATAATAAACAATGCCTTACTTTCTGTCCATCGGGTGTATTTAGAGAAAATAAAGAAAAAAAACAACCGCTACTCATACTGTATAAACAGTGTATTGAGTGTGGCGGTTGCCGTCTGATTTGCAATAACATTGATTTTTCTTATCCCAAGGGGGGATATGGTGTTCTATTTATGGAAGGGGAGGAACAACTATAAAAGGAACTTAGTCATCTGATAAGAAATTAGCTTGTCCTTGTGAAAAGGAACCAATTCTTGCGAGTGATTCCACTCGGTAACCAGCTTGCGCTAATTTTTGGGCTCCAGGTTGGAATGACTTTTCAATTACAATTCCTATCCCTACAACCGTAGCATTTGCTTGTTTAACAATATTAGCCAAACCTGCAGCAGCTTCGCCGTTAGCTAAAAAATCATCAATAATCAGGACCTTGTCCTCTTTTTGCAAAAATTGCTTTGAGACAATAATGTCATTGCTTTCATTTTTTGTAAAAGAATAAACCTTTGTGGAGTATAAGTTATCATTAACAGTAACCGATTTCTTTTTGCGTGCGAAAACAACGGGTACTTTAAGTACCAGCCCTGCCATAACTGATATTGCGATTCCTGATGACTCAATAGTTAAGATTTTGGTAATTGACTCTCCTTCAAAGCGGCGAGCAAATTCTTCTCCGATTTTCATCATAAGTTCAGGATCAATTTGATGATTTAAAAAGGAATCAACTTTTAGCAAAGAATCATTTAGAACTAAGCCATCGGACTGAATCCTTTGTTTTAGTAAATCCATATAGCCTCCTTTATTTGTGGGAACAGTATAGTAAATAATTAACAAAGCCCTGACAGGGAAATTCGCCTTAAAAGATGAGCGAAAATTCCTCGTCAGGGCTTTTACCCTTCGATATAGTGTATTAACACTTGCATCACTGTTCACAACCACTATTTAAACATAAGACTGATTGTCTCGATAGTGTGGAACCCTAGATGCATTTTCACCCGTAGAAGGCAATTCATGGTTGCCTGTAGAAACTTTTGGGCCATATCCCCAAAAATATACGAGAATGTAGTAACATGTGAATTTATTCTAGCAGTCTCAAATCTCATTGTCAATGAAGAGTAAGACAAAAAGTTACTTATTTTGCGTTACGAGAATGTCTTATAAAAAAATGCCCCATTATTTCCTGGAAATAGTATAAGTTGGTGGTTATTAAAATAATAGGAGTGAGAGCGTATTTCTATCAATCTATATCTTTAGGTAGATGCATTTATTTAAATAATATTTTATATTAGAAGTAATTGATTTGACTATATCAGCAAGTGGCAGGAAAAATAGCACACTTTGTCAAAATCTAGCCGACTATTTAGATAGAATGAAGGATTACTAGTGAAAATGAAGAAATGATACACTAATAGTCTGTAAGTATTGGTAGTAGGAGGATAGCTGTGTGTCAAAAGTACTGGATATAATCAAAAAAGCGGAAAGCACTCATTCTTTAACCAAAGAAGAAATCGTAGAATTACTTAATTATGATGAGTGTGACCAAGAATTATTTATGGCAGCTGATAGGGTGCGCAGTCAATTCGTGGGAGATCAAGTACACTTGCGTGGTTTAATCGAGTTTTCAAATATCTGTCAACAGAACTGCTGCTATTGTGGACTAAGAAGGGATAATGCTAAAGTTAAGCGATATAAGTTACTGCCTAACGTCATTATTGAACTTGCTAAAAAAGCAAAAGATTATGATTATAAGACGGTTGTTCTGCAATCGGGTGAGAGTCAATCCTACACTGTAACTGAGATGGAACATATTATTCGCAGTATAAAGGCATTGGGATTGGCTATTACATTAAGCCTTGGTGAGAAAAGTAAAGAGGAATACCAAAAATACAGAGAAGCCGGTGCTGATCGGTATTTGCTTAGGATCGAAACTACGGATGAAAAAGTTTATGAAAGCTTACATCCAGGCATGAGTCTTACCAATAGAATGCGGTGTTTGGTTGATATAAAAAATCTTGGGTATGAAGTAGGAACTGGATGTTTGGTAGGACTTCCGAATCAAACGATGGAATCATTGGCTGGGGATATTTTATTTTTTAAGTCCTTGGATGCCGATATGATTGGACTAGGTCCCTTTATCCCTAATGAAGATACACCATTAGCGCAGGAGGTAGGTGGCAGTTTTACCCTTAGTATTAAAGTGATGGCTATTACTCGATTGTTGTTGCCCGATGCGAATATACCAGCGACTACAGCTATGGAAACTCTAAATAAAAATGGTCGTATGATTGCATTGCAAAGTGGTGCCAATGTTGTTATGCCAAACGTTACAGAAGGTGAGTATCGAGAAATGTATATGCTATATCCTGGTAAGATTTGCATTAATGATACACCAAAACATTGTAGAGGTTGTATTACAGGCAAAATTCAAGGGATTGGTAGACAGGTATCAACCGAATATGGTTATCGACAAAGAAAAAAATAGACTACATCTTTGCAGGAATATGCAGAAAAATGAAGAAATATGTATAGTGGTTTTTGGATTAATTTAGATAATTATATATATTATTCATAGGTTATACCTGTGAATAGAATTTTAGGGGGCTGTAATTTTGGAATTATCGACAGTATTAGGTGTTGTAGTTGGTTTCGTGGCTGTTGGCGTTGGGATGGTACTTAAAGGGGCAAATTTGGCGGTGTTAATTAATCCAGCGGCTTTTTTGATTATTCTCGCTGGTACAGCTGCTTGTTTGTTAAATGCTTTTCCTATGGAAATTCTTCAAAAATTTCCGACGCTAATTAAAATGCTATTTAAGAAGCCGGAGTTTATGTCAAAGGTTGATATGCTGAAAATGTTTGTGGAATTATCCCAAACAGCAAGACGTGAAGGTATTTTGGCACTTGAAAGCCGTGTAGACGAGGTGCCAGACGTTTTCCTTAAAACTGGTTTGAGTATGGTTATTGACGGTCTTGATCCGGACTTTGTAGGGGACGTATTGGAAGCTGAAATTCAGGGAATGGAAGAGCGACATCGTGTAGGAGCGTTAATTTTTTCCCAGGCCGGCTCCTATGCTCCAACGTTAGGGGTACTTGGTGCGGTAGTTGGTTTGATTGCTGCATTAGGAAATTTGAATGATATCGATGCTCTTGGACATTCTATTGCAGCTGCCTTTGTTGCTACTTTACTAGGGATATTTACCGGATATGTTATTTGGCATCCATTCTCAAATAAATTAAAAATGATGTCAAAAAAAGAAGTTGAAATAAGGAAGATGATGGTTGAAGGGATACTATCCCTGCAAGCTGGTGATTCACCTACAGCAATTGAAGCAAAACTTACTGTGTTTATTTCCCAAACAGAGAGAAATCAGATGAAGGCCAAAACGGAGGAAGCATAATGTCCAGACGGAAAAAACATCATGATGCTCATCATGAGGAACACATGGATGAATCATGGCTCATTCCTTATGCTGATATATTGACATTGCTGCTTGCACTGTTTATCGTGCTATTTGCATCGGCTCAAGTAGACCAAAAGAAATTTGATCAAATGGCTTATTCTTTTAATGCAGCTTTTAGTGGCAGCCCCTCTGTTTTTGATAACAATCGGGCTATAACGCCAGAAGTTGATGCTTCTAAGCCGAATCAAAGTACGCTTGATAGTACTACAGAGCAATCACATCTAAAAGAAACTGTTCAACTTTTAGAGATTAAAAAACAAATGGATCGTTATATTCAAGATAATAATTTATCTGGTGATCTAAATACTCTACTAACTGAAGACGGTCTGATGATTCGTATTAAGGATTCTGCATTGTTTACTTCAGGAAGTGCTGATCTGCGTCCCGAATCCTTGCGTTTGGGTGAAGAGATTGGCAAGTTATTAGCCCCATTATCGCAAAAAATCGTTATCTCAGGTCATACCGATAACGTACCAATTAACACGCGGGAATTTCCTTCTAACTGGGAATTGAGTGCAAAACGATCAATTAATTTTATGAAGTTCCTACTAGGTAAGGAAAGTAAATTACAGCCTGAAAAGTTTAGTGCGATTGGGTATGGCGAATATCGTTCACTTGAGCCCAATGATACGATTGATGGACGTGCGAAAAATCGACGCGTAGAAGTGCTCATTATGAGAAATTTTAAAATGTAAGTAAAAATGAAGGACTTAGCGATAGCTGAGTCTTTCATTTTTGTGTCTATTAAAATTTAGCCGCTTGTATTGGCAAAACTCGGTCAATACTGATACAATGCATAATAAAGAGTAAATTTGGAGTGACGTTAGTGATTATTGGTACTGGTATTGATATTATTGAAATTGATCGTATTAAAGCTGCTATTATACGCCAATCCTTTGTAGAGAGAGTGTTTACTTTAAGTGAACGAGAGTATTGTGAAAGCCGAGGCTTGCAAAAGGCATCTTCTTATGCAGCTCGATTTGCTGGTAAGGAAGCGGTAATGAAAGCCTTTGGTACGGGTTTAGCAGGTGGAAGTCTTCAAGATATTGAAATCTTTCTCAATGACAAAGGGTGCCCATATGTAAATTTAAGCGGTAAATTTGCCGCTTTGGCTAGAGCTTTGGGGGTTAACTCAATTCATATATCATTGACACACGCGCGGGAGTATGCCGCCGCACAAGCTATTTTATGGGGAGGTAAATAAAGATGAAAGTAGTGACAGTTGCCCAAATGCGAAAAATTGAGCAGGCAGCAATTGAAGAATATGGTATCCCCGGTATTGTTCTCATGGAGAATGCTGGTGTAGAAGTAGTAAAGCAAATAGAAAATGTACTTGGTAGTATACATAATAAAAGGATTTCTGTTTTTGCGGGTACTGGTAATAATGGAGGCGATGGCTATGTTGTCGCTCGGCATCTATATAACCAAGGTGCTAAGGTTAAGGTTTTTTTAATTGGAAGTAAAGCCAGTGTTGTAGGAGATGCATTGACTAATTTGCAGATCATTACTTACATGGGAATTGATGTACTAGAGGTAACTAACTCTCATGATTGGGATAAAGTAAAAATAGCGATGACGTTCACTGATTGTTTAGTAGATGCATTATTAGGTACAGGTTTTGCAGGACAATTACGAGAAAATATGACACAAGTTGTGGAAAGTATTAATAAAATGAATAAGGTGACGATTGCAATTGACGTGCCAACAGGTGTTGACGCGGATACTGGTCAAATTCAAAGTGTAGCAGTCAAAGCTAGTCATACAATAACCTTTGCCTTGGCGAAACAAGGACTTTTGCTATATCCAGCTGCTTCTTATGTTGGGGAGTTATGTGTTGCTGATATTGGAGTTCCCAGGTTGTTATTAAGCGATCCTCAAATTCAGCAAAATCTTATTACGAGTAAAGATGCTCGGGAAATATTTTCGAAGAGGCAACCAGATGTCCATAAGGGGAGTTGTGGAAAAGTCTTAGTCGTAGCTGGTTCTAAAGGTTTGACTGGCGCTGCTGCTCTTGCTTCTGATGCTGCGCTGCGTTCTGGTGCCGGCATGGTGACCTTAGGTATTGCCGAAAGTTTGCATGAAATTATGGAAATCAAATTAACGGAAGTTATGACGAGTCCTTTACCGGAAGCCGGAGATGGCTTTGTTGGAGAAGATGCTTTTGATGAAATTGTAACGCTTTCTTTGAAAAATGATGTAGTGGCTATCGGCCCTGGCCTAGGAAGACAGACAGAAACATTAGAGCTTGTGCGCCAAATCGTGAAAAATGTAGAGAAACCTTTAGTACTCGATGCAGATGCTCTATATGCACTAATTGACCATACTTCTATTTTATTAGAGGCGAAGTCAATGCCTGTGCTGACGCCTCATCCAGGAGAAATGGCGCGTCTTGTCGGTTTAACACCAGAAGAAGTAAATCAGGATCGGATTTACATTGCTAGGCAAGCTGCTACAGAGTGGGGAAGTATCGTTATTTTGAAAGGTGCACGAACAGTTGTAGCATTTCCAGATGGTGAGGTATATATTAATAGTAGTGGTAACGCTGGTATGGCTACAGCTGGTGCTGGTGATGTTTTAACTGGGGTAATTACAGGACTTATTGGTCAGGGGTTATCGAGCCACGAGGCCGCATTAGCTGGTGTGTATCTTCATGGATTAGCTGGAGACATTGTTGCTAGAGGTGGAATGATCGGTATGGTGGCCAGTGATCTTATTAAAGCATTGCCAGCAGCAATATTTGGAATTCAAGAAAAGGACTAAGCATAAAATAACCTTTTTTCATGCATACTTAATGGTGGTAGGTATATTTTCAAATATAATTTGCAGCCGGTTATCATCCGCCAAATGATAAAATCGTGTATAAAAAAATTGACATTTGTATATAAAAAAATTATAATCAATCTATATGAATGTATGTGTTAACTGGCGGGGGTGAAGGCGTGGCAGAATTGAGGCGTATTATGATTAGTATCCCGAATAGTTTGCTTCAAGAAGTGGATGGTATTATTGCTATAGAAAAATTAAGTCGGAGTCAATTTGTGCGCGACGCTATGCGTCTTTGTATTGAAGAACGTAAACGTAAAGAAGTGTATGATAGAATGCGTAAGGGATATCAGGAGATGGCGGGAATTAATCTGACATTAGCTGAGGAAGGATTGCTGGCTGATGCAGATACATTTGAAATGCCTACCCTGCTGGCGGAGCGTGAATAAAAATGGTCGTAAAACGTGGGGATATTTATTATGCCAATTTAAGCCCGGTAGTGGGTTCGGAACAAGGAGGGCATCGTCCCGTTTTAGTCATACAAAATGATGTTGGTAATAAATATAGTCCGACCGTTATCGTGGTAGCCATTACTTCACAAATTTCGAAAGCTAAATTGCCGACTCATGTAGAAATCAATTCGAAACAATCTAGTTTGGAAAAAGACTCCGTTATTTTATTGGAGCAATTACGTACTATTGATAAACGTCGATTAAAAGAGAAAGTCTCTCACTTAAATGATGATATTATGAGTATGGTTGATGAATCGATAAAGGTGAGTTTGGGTTTGGTTGAGGTATAATTTGTGATCTAAAGTGAACTGTTTTATTTTAACAAACAACTAGGACTTGGTGAAAACCAAGTCTTTT containing:
- a CDS encoding NAD(P)H-hydrate dehydratase codes for the protein MKVVTVAQMRKIEQAAIEEYGIPGIVLMENAGVEVVKQIENVLGSIHNKRISVFAGTGNNGGDGYVVARHLYNQGAKVKVFLIGSKASVVGDALTNLQIITYMGIDVLEVTNSHDWDKVKIAMTFTDCLVDALLGTGFAGQLRENMTQVVESINKMNKVTIAIDVPTGVDADTGQIQSVAVKASHTITFALAKQGLLLYPAASYVGELCVADIGVPRLLLSDPQIQQNLITSKDAREIFSKRQPDVHKGSCGKVLVVAGSKGLTGAAALASDAALRSGAGMVTLGIAESLHEIMEIKLTEVMTSPLPEAGDGFVGEDAFDEIVTLSLKNDVVAIGPGLGRQTETLELVRQIVKNVEKPLVLDADALYALIDHTSILLEAKSMPVLTPHPGEMARLVGLTPEEVNQDRIYIARQAATEWGSIVILKGARTVVAFPDGEVYINSSGNAGMATAGAGDVLTGVITGLIGQGLSSHEAALAGVYLHGLAGDIVARGGMIGMVASDLIKALPAAIFGIQEKD
- a CDS encoding 4Fe-4S dicluster domain-containing protein, which translates into the protein MNKIDDRLKFLHYQIDEDWQHVIVIDEAICQNCHNKQCLTFCPSGVFRENKEKKQPLLILYKQCIECGGCRLICNNIDFSYPKGGYGVLFMEGEEQL
- a CDS encoding xanthine phosphoribosyltransferase, with amino-acid sequence MDLLKQRIQSDGLVLNDSLLKVDSFLNHQIDPELMMKIGEEFARRFEGESITKILTIESSGIAISVMAGLVLKVPVVFARKKKSVTVNDNLYSTKVYSFTKNESNDIIVSKQFLQKEDKVLIIDDFLANGEAAAGLANIVKQANATVVGIGIVIEKSFQPGAQKLAQAGYRVESLARIGSFSQGQANFLSDD
- the motB gene encoding flagellar motor protein MotB produces the protein MSRRKKHHDAHHEEHMDESWLIPYADILTLLLALFIVLFASAQVDQKKFDQMAYSFNAAFSGSPSVFDNNRAITPEVDASKPNQSTLDSTTEQSHLKETVQLLEIKKQMDRYIQDNNLSGDLNTLLTEDGLMIRIKDSALFTSGSADLRPESLRLGEEIGKLLAPLSQKIVISGHTDNVPINTREFPSNWELSAKRSINFMKFLLGKESKLQPEKFSAIGYGEYRSLEPNDTIDGRAKNRRVEVLIMRNFKM
- a CDS encoding FAD-dependent oxidoreductase, whose protein sequence is MLTDWYKAKKPRKIGKQGNLHNESSNVKKYDVIVVGAGPAGASAAYFMAKEGLDVLLLERGPFPGSKSCGGTSLIAEHTHKLFPNFWEECHCERIVIQQGYWFMTEDSLLSSSFQSMKLAAAPYNHFTVKRRSLYQWLVDKAKAVGAFVYFNHHVAEVIFDGTQAIGVEVSLPQKSRFFANVIILADGANSLVGERSGLIPRVSPENLALYVKETIALPAQVIEERFNLSPGYGSLIGLIGYPTAGFNGTGSIHTFKDSININVGLAISDFAISGIRPHELLDRVKMHPFIQTLLIGGKTIEYGGSVIPEGGYHAIPKLVHPGLLVIGDAASLVNGTHGINLAMWSGFFASRAVYESKKNRDFSVKKLSLYRTLLDESFVMQDLKANAKIASLQRELPYLFDLYTKIANDTAYHVAKVYSMPKKAKRKFIFKKITSIQPILKMASDIWKILKVVKG
- the motA gene encoding flagellar motor stator protein MotA, coding for MELSTVLGVVVGFVAVGVGMVLKGANLAVLINPAAFLIILAGTAACLLNAFPMEILQKFPTLIKMLFKKPEFMSKVDMLKMFVELSQTARREGILALESRVDEVPDVFLKTGLSMVIDGLDPDFVGDVLEAEIQGMEERHRVGALIFSQAGSYAPTLGVLGAVVGLIAALGNLNDIDALGHSIAAAFVATLLGIFTGYVIWHPFSNKLKMMSKKEVEIRKMMVEGILSLQAGDSPTAIEAKLTVFISQTERNQMKAKTEEA
- the acpS gene encoding holo-ACP synthase, with amino-acid sequence MIIGTGIDIIEIDRIKAAIIRQSFVERVFTLSEREYCESRGLQKASSYAARFAGKEAVMKAFGTGLAGGSLQDIEIFLNDKGCPYVNLSGKFAALARALGVNSIHISLTHAREYAAAQAILWGGK
- the hydE gene encoding [FeFe] hydrogenase H-cluster radical SAM maturase HydE; this encodes MSKVLDIIKKAESTHSLTKEEIVELLNYDECDQELFMAADRVRSQFVGDQVHLRGLIEFSNICQQNCCYCGLRRDNAKVKRYKLLPNVIIELAKKAKDYDYKTVVLQSGESQSYTVTEMEHIIRSIKALGLAITLSLGEKSKEEYQKYREAGADRYLLRIETTDEKVYESLHPGMSLTNRMRCLVDIKNLGYEVGTGCLVGLPNQTMESLAGDILFFKSLDADMIGLGPFIPNEDTPLAQEVGGSFTLSIKVMAITRLLLPDANIPATTAMETLNKNGRMIALQSGANVVMPNVTEGEYREMYMLYPGKICINDTPKHCRGCITGKIQGIGRQVSTEYGYRQRKK
- a CDS encoding CopG family transcriptional regulator, which produces MYVLTGGGEGVAELRRIMISIPNSLLQEVDGIIAIEKLSRSQFVRDAMRLCIEERKRKEVYDRMRKGYQEMAGINLTLAEEGLLADADTFEMPTLLAERE
- a CDS encoding type II toxin-antitoxin system PemK/MazF family toxin, coding for MVVKRGDIYYANLSPVVGSEQGGHRPVLVIQNDVGNKYSPTVIVVAITSQISKAKLPTHVEINSKQSSLEKDSVILLEQLRTIDKRRLKEKVSHLNDDIMSMVDESIKVSLGLVEV